Proteins encoded together in one Telopea speciosissima isolate NSW1024214 ecotype Mountain lineage chromosome 6, Tspe_v1, whole genome shotgun sequence window:
- the LOC122663712 gene encoding alpha-xylosidase 1 translates to MYSSPSSPPPLLVLSCSILGFLLFLSAASSTTKIGQGYRLISVEESPNGGLVGHLQVKQKTSTYGPDIPYLQLFVKHETQDRLRVHITDAEQARWEVPYNLLPREQPPLVKKTIGKARKTLFSPSDYSIGELIFSYTVDPFGFAVRRKSNGQTLFNSSVSESDPYGDMVFKDQYLEISTKLPGDASLYGLGENTQPHGIKLYPNDPYTLYTTDISAINLNTDLYGSHPVYMDLRNVKGEAFAHGVLLLNSNGMDVFYSKTSLTYKVIGGVLDFYFFSGPTPLAVVDQYTSFVGRPAPMPYWALGFHQCRWGYHNVSVVEAVVENYRKAQIPLDVIWNDDDHMDAAKDFTLDPINFPRPKLLAFLDEVHSRGMKYIVLIDPGIAVNSSYGVYQRAMADDIFIKYEGEPYLAQVWPGPVYFPDFLNPKAVSWWTDEITRFHQLVPVDGLWIDMNEVSNFCSGKCQIPKNRPCPGTGAGWECCLDCKNITKTRWDDPPYKLNASGMQAPIGFKTIATSAIHYNGVLEYNAHSLYGFSQAIATHKALQGLEGKRPFVLSRSTFVGSGSYAAHWTGDNKGTWEDLKYSISTMLNFGIFGVPMVGSDICGFYPQPTEELCNRWIELGAFYPFSRDHANYYSPSQELYVWDTVAESARNALGMRYKLLPYLYTLNYEAHTTGAPIAQPFFFSFPSFTECYGLSTQFLLGSSVMVSPVLTQGASEVKALFPPGTWYSLFDTTQAVVSKSGDYFTLDAPLHVINVHVYQNTILPMQQGGMTSKEARMTPFTLVVTFPAGTNNGEAKGKLFIDDDELPEMKLGNGYSTYVDFYASVSQKTVKVWSDVQEGKFALAQGLKIGKITVLGLAGMGEAIANEVTGEPMSSISNVEFNTTQHQFLGQQEDGVDEKKSVMVEVTGLELPLGKNFAMSWKMGIKG, encoded by the exons ATGtattcttctccctcttcccctCCTCCACTTCTCGTTCTTTCTTGTTCTATACTtggttttcttctatttttaagTGCAGCTTCATCCACCACTAAGATTGGCCAAGGCTATCGTTTGATTTCTGTTGAAGAGTCCCCCAATGGAGGTCTTGTGGGCCACTTGCAAGTGAAGCAAAAAACTAGTACTTATGGTCCTGATATTCCCTATTTGCAGCTCTTTGTCAA GCATGAAACACAAGATAGATTACGGGTTCACATTACTGATGCAGAGCAGGCAAGATGGGAAGTTCCCTACAACTTGCTACCAAGAGAGCAACCTCCTCTAGTGAAGAAAACCATTGGGAAAGCTAGAAAAACACTCTTTTCGCCTTCTGATTACTCAATTGGGGAACTCATCTTCAGCTACACTGTAGATCCATTTGGGTTTGCAGTGAGAAGGAAATCAAATGGACAAACCCTCTTCAATTCAAGTGTTTCTGAATCAGACCCATATGGAGATATGGTGTTTAAAGATCAATATCTCGAAATCTCAACCAAATTGCCTGGGGATGCTTCTCTGTATGGTCTTGGAGAGAACACACAACCACACGGGATTAAGTTATATCCTAACGATCCTTATACTTTGTATACGACGGATATTTCAGCCATTAATCTCAACACAGATCTCTATGGGTCACATCCAGTGTACATGGATCTCAGAAATGTGAAAGGAGAGGCTTTTGCACATGGAGTATTGTTGTTGAACAGTAATGGCATGGATGTCTTCTACAGCAAAACCTCTTTGACATATAAGGTTATTGGGGGTgtgttggatttttattttttctcaggTCCAACACCTCTAGCTGTTGTTGATCAGTATACTTCTTTTGTTGGTCGGCCTGCTCCCATGCCTTACTGGGCTCTAG GATTCCATCAATGCAGATGGGGTTATCATAATGTATCGGTGGTTGAAGCTGTTGTTGAGAACTATCGGAAGGCCCAGATCCCATTGGATGTCATTTGGAACGATGATGATCACATGGATGCAGCGAAGGACTTCACCCTTGACCCAATAAACTTCCCTCGTCCTAAGCTATTGGCATTCCTTGATGAAGTCCATTCCAGAGGGATGAAATATATTGTTCTCATTGACCCTGGAATTGCAGTTAATTCCTCATATGGTGTATATCAACGAGCCATGGCTGATGACATCTTCATTAAGTACGAGGGAGAGCCCTACCTTGCTCAGGTGTGGCCTGGTCCTGTCTATTTCCCAGATTTCCTTAACCCCAAAGCTGTTTCATGGTGGACTGATGAAATCACAAGGTTTCACCAACTTGTGCCTGTTGACGGCTTGTGGATTGACATGAATGAAGTTTCAAATTTCTGCTCTGGGAAATGCCAAATCCCAAAGAATCGACCATGCCCTGGCACTGGTGCTGGTTGGGAATGCTGCCTGGATTGCAAGAACATTACAAAAACCAGATGGGATGATCCACCTTACAAGCTAAATGCTTCAGGGATGCAAGCACCTATAGGTTTCAAAACCATAGCCACTAGTGCCATTCACTACAATGGGGTCTTGGAGTATAATGCACACAGCCTTTATGGTTTCTCTCAAGCAATTGCAACTCACAAGGCTCTTCAAGGACTCGAAGGAAAACGCCCATTTGTGTTGTCACGTTCGACCTTTGTGGGGTCAGGCTCGTACGCCGCACATTGGACAGGAGATAACAAAGGCACATGGGAGGACCTAAAATATTCCATCTCAACAATGCTCAATTTTGGAATATTTGGGGTGCCTATGGTTGGTTCAGATATCTGTGGGTTTTACCCTCAGCCCACTGAAGAGCTCTGCAACCGCTGGATTGAGTTGGGAGCATTCTACCCTTTCTCAAGAGATCATGCAAATTACTATTCTCCTAGCCAGGAGCTCTATGTGTGGGACACTGTTGCAGAGTCAGCTCGAAATGCACTGGGTATGCGGTACAAGCTTCTTCCTTACTTATACACCTTGAACTATGAAGCTCATACTACTGGTGCCCCAATAGCCCAgccatttttcttctctttcccaagtTTCACTGAATGCTATGGCTTGAGCACTCAGTTCTTGCTTGGGAGTAGTGTCATGGTTTCACCAGTGCTCACTCAGGGGGCATCTGAGGTGAAGGCACTATTTCCTCCGGGCACTTGGTATAGCTTATTTGATACAACACAAGCTGTTGTGTCTAAAAGTGGGGATTACTTTACACTTGATGCACCATTGCATGTAATCAATGTCCATGTCTATCAGAATACCATTCTTCCAATGCAACAAGGGGGTATGACTTCTAAAGAAGCAAGAATGACACCATTTACTCTTGTAGTAACCTTCCCTGCCGGGACTAACAACGGAGAGGCTAAAGGGAAGCTTttcattgatgatgatgagcttCCAGAAATGAAACTTGGAAACGGTTATTCGACTTATGTTGATTTCTATGCTAGTGTCAGTCAGAAGACAGTAAAGGTGTGGTCAGACGTTCAAGAGGGTAAGTTTGCGTTGGCGCAGGGTTTGAAAATTGGGAAGATAACAGTCCTGGGTTTGGCTGGAATGGGAGAGGCAATTGCCAATGAGGTAACTGGAGAGCCAATGTCAAGCATTTCAAATGTGGAGTTTAACACAACTCAACATCAGTTCTTGGGGCAACAAGAGGATGGAGTAGATGAAAAGAAGAGTGTAATGGTTGAGGTTACAGGGTTGGAATTACCTCTTGGAAAGAACTTTGCTATGTCCTGGAAAATGGGCATAAAGGGTTGA